The proteins below are encoded in one region of Thermodesulfobacteriota bacterium:
- a CDS encoding restriction endonuclease subunit R, whose protein sequence is MAISKKVTERIITQLKKYRSILVEAKDRDINESDTVVIIADMLADILGYKKYLEITTEFAIRGTYVDLAVKVGNEVRFLIEAKAIDSPLKDIYIKQAIDYGANHGIEWVILSNGINWQIYKIHFKQPIDKSLVYELDVLQTNPKDPQLLECLGNLSREGFTQSSMSAFYQQKQVTSKFSLAAILLSQPLLLSLKRELKKISPTVKVDEDFLKTILQNEILKREVVDSDEAKQALDYIKRISKVSLKAKSKAVKINKDTNQE, encoded by the coding sequence ATGGCTATTTCAAAGAAAGTTACAGAACGCATAATTACTCAACTTAAAAAGTACCGATCAATTCTTGTGGAAGCAAAAGACCGGGACATAAATGAGTCTGATACTGTAGTAATTATTGCCGACATGCTAGCAGATATACTGGGATATAAGAAATACCTTGAGATAACGACAGAATTCGCTATCAGAGGAACATATGTGGATTTAGCTGTAAAGGTAGGAAATGAAGTGCGGTTTTTGATCGAGGCAAAAGCAATTGATAGCCCCCTTAAAGACATCTATATCAAACAGGCAATTGATTATGGAGCTAATCATGGGATTGAATGGGTCATCTTAAGTAATGGTATCAATTGGCAAATATATAAAATTCACTTTAAACAACCGATTGATAAATCCCTTGTGTATGAGCTGGATGTATTACAGACGAACCCCAAAGATCCACAATTATTGGAGTGCTTAGGAAACCTGAGCAGAGAGGGATTTACACAGTCGTCAATGTCGGCTTTTTACCAACAAAAACAGGTTACAAGTAAGTTTTCTCTGGCAGCTATTTTACTCAGCCAACCGTTACTCCTATCACTTAAGAGAGAATTAAAAAAAATCAGCCCCACAGTTAAAGTAGATGAAGATTTTCTGAAAACAATTTTACAGAACGAAATATTAAAAAGAGAAGTTGTAGATAGTGACGAGGCTAAGCAGGCTTTAGACTATATAAAACGAATAAGTAAGGTATCTTTAAAGGCTAAATCTAAAGCCGTAAAGATAAACAAAGACACTAACCAAGAATAA
- a CDS encoding type II toxin-antitoxin system HicB family antitoxin, with product MKFNIILEPAEEGGFNVTVPALDGCFTQGETEEEAVENAKEAIHTYLEGLEKLNQIKSRPNVILKEVEMTL from the coding sequence ATGAAATTCAATATAATACTTGAACCTGCTGAGGAAGGCGGATTCAATGTAACCGTGCCCGCATTGGACGGCTGTTTTACACAGGGGGAGACTGAAGAAGAAGCTGTTGAGAATGCGAAAGAGGCAATACATACTTATCTCGAAGGGCTCGAAAAACTGAATCAGATAAAATCCAGACCAAATGTTATTCTGAAAGAAGTGGAGATGACTCTTTGA
- a CDS encoding DEAD/DEAH box helicase: MPDEQELQLSTQRAEKPKFLTQTRFNELNLPPEVLAGLRDSGLTYCTPIQAHALPVSLTGRDIAGQAQTGTGKTAVFLVTIFTKLLALPKRKTNLPSALIVAPTRELAIQIYEDAKVFCHHTGLSIAQVIGGIDYQKQAETLRQGADIVICTPGRIIDYLKQGIFKTTGIKVVVIDEADRLFDLGFTKDMRYILRNLPHYEKRQSMLFSATLSYRVMELTYDYMNLPEFISVTPEEVTVEGIEQSLFHVGKKEKLPLLLGLLKREDLNQVLIFVNTKAGVEWLTRKLKGNGWPAEGITGDLPQRKRLSLMKRYKDGNIKILVATDVASRGIHVEDISHVINYDLPQDVDNYLHRIGRTARAGKTGRALTLVCEDYVFRLKPLEEMLGYNIPVVWPEDDWFIKDKSRPFSMEGERRRKSPTREHSRGRDREMKRPARPDHRKIQKKSKTSFQPGGLPVPESTADSKSPTAQNELRKKRKRRRRKKSPTQMGGTPESANG, from the coding sequence ATGCCCGACGAACAAGAATTGCAGTTATCGACCCAGCGGGCGGAAAAACCCAAATTTCTGACCCAGACCAGGTTCAATGAACTCAACCTTCCCCCAGAGGTTCTTGCCGGACTGAGGGACTCAGGATTAACTTACTGTACCCCAATTCAAGCTCATGCCTTGCCCGTATCTCTAACTGGCAGAGATATAGCCGGTCAGGCACAGACTGGTACCGGCAAAACGGCAGTCTTTCTGGTAACCATCTTCACCAAGCTTTTGGCTTTGCCTAAGCGAAAAACCAACCTGCCTTCAGCCCTTATCGTTGCTCCAACCCGGGAATTGGCAATCCAGATATATGAAGACGCAAAGGTTTTTTGCCATCATACAGGTCTGAGCATAGCCCAGGTAATCGGAGGCATTGACTATCAGAAACAGGCTGAGACCCTACGTCAAGGAGCAGATATCGTCATATGTACTCCAGGCCGTATCATAGACTATTTAAAACAGGGCATCTTCAAAACCACCGGCATTAAAGTTGTAGTCATAGATGAGGCGGACCGCCTCTTTGACCTTGGTTTTACCAAAGATATGCGCTACATCCTGCGTAACCTCCCCCATTATGAAAAGAGACAGTCCATGCTCTTCTCCGCCACCCTCTCCTACCGCGTAATGGAACTGACCTACGATTACATGAACCTGCCCGAGTTTATCTCCGTTACGCCGGAGGAGGTGACTGTGGAAGGGATTGAACAATCGCTGTTCCACGTTGGAAAAAAGGAAAAACTCCCTTTACTCCTGGGTTTGCTAAAGAGGGAGGACTTAAACCAGGTACTTATCTTTGTCAATACCAAGGCCGGAGTGGAGTGGCTCACCCGTAAACTCAAGGGCAATGGGTGGCCGGCTGAGGGCATCACCGGTGACTTGCCCCAGCGCAAACGACTCAGCCTCATGAAACGATATAAGGACGGCAACATCAAGATTCTGGTAGCTACGGATGTGGCCTCGCGAGGGATTCATGTTGAGGATATCAGTCACGTCATTAATTACGACCTTCCCCAGGATGTTGATAACTATCTCCACAGGATAGGCAGGACTGCCAGGGCAGGCAAGACCGGGCGAGCCCTGACGCTCGTCTGCGAAGATTACGTATTTCGCCTGAAGCCTCTTGAGGAGATGCTGGGTTATAATATCCCTGTAGTCTGGCCCGAAGACGATTGGTTTATAAAAGACAAATCCAGGCCATTTTCAATGGAGGGAGAAAGGCGGAGAAAAAGCCCCACGCGTGAACACAGCCGTGGCAGAGACCGGGAGATGAAGAGACCTGCCCGACCTGACCACCGAAAGATACAAAAGAAGAGTAAAACCAGTTTCCAACCCGGCGGCCTGCCTGTGCCAGAATCCACTGCCGATTCCAAATCACCGACAGCCCAAAACGAACTTCGTAAGAAAAGGAAACGCCGCCGCAGAAAAAAATCCCCGACCCAGATGGGTGGAACCCCCGAATCGGCTAATGGTTAA
- a CDS encoding type II toxin-antitoxin system HicA family toxin, translating to MSKTFSGKDVVKALRRKGFIVDHQRGSHIFMHNLAGNISVVVPLHKEVKKGTLNNIIKKAAITLDELKELV from the coding sequence TTGAGCAAAACATTTTCAGGCAAAGATGTTGTTAAAGCTTTGCGGAGGAAAGGCTTTATCGTTGACCATCAGAGGGGAAGCCATATCTTCATGCACAATCTGGCGGGAAACATTTCGGTTGTCGTTCCATTGCATAAGGAAGTCAAAAAGGGCACACTTAATAATATTATCAAAAAGGCAGCCATCACACTTGACGAACTTAAGGAACTGGTGTAA
- a CDS encoding NAD(P)-binding protein, translated as MSDSNQRKIGSVMVIGAGIAGMQASLDLANSGFKVYLVDESTSIGGRMAQLDKTFPTNDCSMCTISPKLIECDKHLNIDIITNARVEDVQGEAGNFKIKVLKRPRFIDVEKCNACGDCIEVCPVNVFAAFEEELTDRKAIYKNFPQAIPSAYAIDKKGTSPCKATCPAHIHVQGYIALIAKGRYEEALALIKKDNPLPAICGRVCHHPCEGKCTRGKVDEPVAIDFLKRFVADLELKSKEKKLPEIEEKREERIAIIGSGPAGLSSAYYLALKGYNVTVFESLPVAGGMLAVGIPEYRLPKDILNAEIDYIKELGVEIRTNIKIGADLTIQDLQKDGYNAIFLAVGSHVSRKLGIEGEDLQGVVHGVHFLRDINLGEKVSLGKRVAVIGGGNVAIDSVRTALRLGAEEAFIIYRRSIEEMPANDEEIEEAEEEGIKIHYLVAPVRILGKDGKVVGLECIKMELGEPDESGRRRPVPIKDSGFVMDVDAVIPAIGQSLDTAFMSPEIELKLSKSNTIDIDPVTYATNISGIFAGGDAASGPATVVEAIAAGKEAAVSIDRYLKGEDLHEGRGEALEEIEVDTHGIERSTRQRMPRLDVKERIGSFNEVQLGFSESQTLEEANRCLNCGICSECLRCVDACTAKAINHQMKEELVDIDVGSIILTPGYEEFHADIKGEYGYGRMKNVVTSLEFERILSASGPYHGHVLRPSDQTTPKRVAWIQCVGSRDASCGKEYCSSVCCMYATKEAIMAIDHVEGLEATVFYNDIRAFGKGFESYYETAKNKYGVKYIKSIVSNVKEFQKTNNLMVKYTTDNEQIKEEEFDMVVLSVGLVPSPGTRELAEKLSVQLNQYGFCETNTLAPNVTSRPGVYVAGAFEAPMDIPESVMTASSAADLSSELLSSERGSMIKEKIYPPEREIASEEERVGVFVCRCGTNIARVVDVPGVAEYARALPGVVHAEENLFTCSTDTTSNMINIIKEKGINRVVVASCTPRTHEPLFQDTLREAGLNKYLFEMANIRDQCSWVHANYPAEATEKAKDLIRMAVSRANTLEPLQELPFNVIPRGLVVGGGVTGMTAALSLASQGYETYLVEKTGELGGNARDLHYTLDEMEPSKYVEELIQQVEKQNRIKIFKDSHIVEFSGHVGNFKTRVSTGGDLKELEHGVVIIATGGVEYTPTEYLYGQDKRVLTQRELEKKIVASKEEFKDIKDVVMIQCVGSRDDEHRFCSRVCCGEAVKNAIKLKEINPDINVYVLYRDIRTYAFKELYYKKAREAGVVFIRYDADKKPDVTSSNDQLELKVFDETLGAEITIKPDCLVLSAGIHPRPDAEELATTFKLPLNMDGYFLEAHMKLRPLDFSNDGIYLCGLAHSPKFIEESISQARGAVARACTVLSQDQMYVSGMVSVVDQDRCAACLTCVRVCPFDVPSINKEGVAEIEAASCQGCGICASACPRKAISLQNYKDNQVVAKCAVLSVA; from the coding sequence ATGTCGGATAGTAATCAACGAAAGATAGGTTCAGTAATGGTCATTGGCGCCGGCATTGCCGGAATGCAGGCATCTCTGGACCTGGCAAATTCTGGTTTTAAGGTATATCTGGTGGATGAATCAACGTCTATTGGTGGAAGAATGGCACAACTGGACAAGACATTTCCCACTAATGACTGCTCCATGTGTACAATTTCTCCCAAGCTTATTGAATGTGATAAACATCTCAATATAGATATAATAACAAATGCCAGGGTAGAAGATGTCCAGGGGGAGGCAGGTAACTTTAAAATAAAAGTGTTGAAGCGTCCCAGATTTATAGATGTTGAAAAGTGTAACGCCTGCGGTGATTGCATAGAGGTTTGCCCGGTAAATGTTTTTGCCGCATTTGAAGAGGAGCTGACAGACCGAAAGGCCATTTACAAAAACTTTCCTCAGGCTATACCCAGTGCTTACGCTATAGACAAAAAAGGGACATCTCCATGCAAGGCTACGTGTCCAGCTCATATACATGTTCAGGGATATATAGCCCTTATTGCAAAGGGCAGGTATGAAGAGGCACTGGCGCTCATCAAAAAGGACAATCCCCTTCCGGCAATCTGCGGAAGAGTGTGTCATCATCCCTGTGAGGGAAAGTGTACAAGGGGTAAGGTTGATGAACCGGTAGCCATCGATTTTCTGAAGCGCTTTGTCGCAGACTTAGAGCTTAAATCAAAAGAGAAAAAACTGCCAGAGATTGAAGAAAAAAGGGAAGAGAGAATAGCCATTATAGGTTCAGGCCCGGCAGGGTTAAGTTCGGCCTACTACCTGGCTTTGAAAGGTTACAATGTGACGGTCTTTGAGTCACTTCCAGTGGCAGGCGGTATGCTGGCTGTGGGAATCCCGGAGTACCGGCTCCCAAAGGACATACTGAATGCAGAGATAGATTATATAAAAGAGCTTGGAGTAGAGATAAGAACAAATATCAAGATAGGGGCAGACCTTACAATCCAGGACCTGCAGAAAGATGGATACAATGCCATATTTTTAGCGGTTGGATCTCATGTCAGCAGAAAGTTAGGTATAGAGGGAGAAGACCTGCAGGGGGTTGTTCACGGTGTTCACTTTCTAAGAGATATAAATCTTGGGGAAAAGGTTTCTCTTGGGAAAAGAGTTGCAGTAATAGGTGGCGGCAATGTTGCCATTGATTCTGTCAGAACGGCTTTAAGGTTAGGTGCCGAGGAGGCATTTATAATATATAGAAGGTCTATAGAAGAAATGCCTGCCAATGATGAAGAGATAGAGGAGGCAGAAGAGGAGGGTATAAAGATTCATTACCTTGTAGCCCCGGTCAGAATTTTGGGTAAGGACGGTAAGGTAGTTGGGCTGGAATGTATAAAAATGGAGTTGGGAGAGCCAGATGAAAGCGGGAGAAGAAGGCCGGTCCCTATCAAAGATTCAGGATTCGTTATGGATGTAGATGCGGTAATCCCTGCTATAGGGCAGTCTCTTGATACGGCATTTATGTCGCCTGAGATTGAACTAAAGCTAAGCAAAAGTAATACCATTGATATAGATCCTGTTACGTATGCTACAAATATATCAGGGATATTTGCAGGAGGGGACGCTGCTTCAGGTCCAGCCACTGTTGTCGAGGCTATAGCTGCTGGTAAGGAAGCCGCTGTCTCTATTGACAGGTATTTAAAGGGAGAGGATCTGCACGAAGGCAGGGGCGAGGCCCTGGAGGAGATAGAGGTAGATACCCATGGAATCGAAAGATCAACCCGCCAGAGAATGCCAAGACTCGACGTGAAAGAGAGGATAGGCAGTTTTAATGAAGTTCAGTTGGGGTTTTCTGAGTCCCAAACCCTTGAAGAGGCAAACAGATGCCTGAATTGTGGTATCTGCAGTGAGTGTTTACGTTGTGTTGATGCATGCACTGCAAAGGCAATAAACCACCAGATGAAGGAAGAGCTTGTTGATATAGATGTGGGCTCCATAATACTAACTCCAGGGTATGAAGAGTTTCATGCAGACATAAAAGGAGAATATGGTTATGGCAGGATGAAGAATGTGGTTACGAGCCTTGAGTTTGAGAGAATACTGTCAGCATCAGGACCCTACCATGGTCATGTTTTACGTCCATCGGATCAAACCACCCCAAAGAGAGTAGCATGGATTCAATGCGTTGGTTCTCGTGATGCTTCTTGCGGCAAAGAGTACTGTTCATCAGTTTGCTGTATGTATGCAACAAAGGAAGCAATAATGGCTATAGACCATGTAGAAGGTCTTGAAGCAACTGTTTTCTATAATGATATAAGGGCATTTGGGAAAGGTTTTGAATCTTACTATGAAACAGCGAAGAATAAATACGGTGTAAAATATATAAAGAGTATCGTCTCAAATGTAAAAGAGTTTCAAAAGACCAACAACCTTATGGTGAAGTACACCACGGATAACGAACAGATTAAAGAAGAAGAGTTTGATATGGTGGTTTTGTCTGTTGGTTTGGTGCCGTCACCCGGGACAAGAGAGTTGGCTGAAAAACTCTCAGTACAACTGAATCAGTATGGTTTCTGCGAAACTAATACTCTTGCGCCTAATGTCACATCAAGACCAGGGGTCTATGTTGCCGGTGCCTTTGAAGCACCTATGGATATTCCTGAATCGGTAATGACGGCTAGCAGCGCTGCAGACCTTTCGTCAGAACTCCTTTCCAGTGAAAGGGGGAGCATGATCAAAGAAAAAATCTATCCTCCTGAAAGAGAAATTGCTTCTGAGGAAGAGAGGGTAGGAGTCTTTGTCTGTAGATGCGGTACAAACATAGCAAGGGTTGTAGATGTACCTGGAGTAGCTGAATACGCCAGGGCACTCCCAGGAGTTGTTCACGCTGAAGAGAATCTCTTTACATGTTCCACTGATACTACAAGTAATATGATAAATATTATAAAGGAAAAGGGTATAAACAGAGTGGTTGTAGCATCATGTACTCCAAGAACCCATGAACCCCTTTTCCAGGACACCCTGAGAGAAGCAGGGCTTAACAAGTACTTGTTTGAAATGGCAAATATCAGGGATCAATGTTCCTGGGTTCATGCGAATTACCCAGCAGAGGCTACTGAAAAGGCAAAGGATTTAATCCGGATGGCAGTATCCAGAGCGAATACATTGGAACCCCTGCAGGAACTTCCTTTCAACGTTATCCCCCGTGGCCTCGTCGTAGGAGGCGGGGTAACAGGTATGACTGCTGCTCTTTCTTTGGCTTCCCAGGGGTACGAGACCTACCTTGTTGAAAAGACCGGTGAGCTTGGTGGTAATGCCAGGGATTTGCATTACACCCTGGATGAAATGGAACCAAGTAAGTATGTTGAGGAGTTGATTCAGCAAGTAGAGAAACAGAACAGGATAAAGATATTTAAGGATTCCCATATAGTTGAATTCTCCGGTCATGTGGGAAACTTTAAGACCAGGGTTTCTACCGGCGGGGACTTAAAAGAGTTGGAACATGGTGTGGTGATAATTGCTACAGGAGGGGTTGAGTACACACCTACAGAATACCTGTACGGACAGGATAAAAGGGTATTGACCCAGCGGGAACTGGAAAAAAAGATAGTGGCATCCAAAGAGGAGTTTAAAGATATAAAAGATGTTGTCATGATTCAATGTGTGGGTTCCAGAGACGATGAACACAGGTTCTGTAGCAGGGTGTGTTGCGGAGAGGCAGTAAAGAATGCCATTAAGCTTAAGGAGATTAATCCGGATATTAATGTTTATGTGCTTTACAGGGATATAAGGACATATGCCTTCAAGGAACTTTACTATAAAAAGGCGAGAGAGGCTGGTGTGGTATTTATCCGATATGATGCAGACAAAAAACCAGATGTTACCTCTTCTAACGACCAGCTTGAGCTGAAGGTGTTCGATGAAACCCTGGGAGCAGAGATTACCATAAAACCAGATTGTCTTGTCTTAAGTGCAGGTATCCATCCCCGTCCTGATGCAGAGGAATTAGCCACCACATTTAAGCTGCCCCTCAATATGGACGGTTATTTCCTGGAAGCCCATATGAAGTTGCGACCATTGGATTTCTCTAATGACGGAATATACTTATGTGGATTAGCCCATTCACCGAAATTCATAGAGGAAAGCATATCTCAAGCCAGGGGAGCAGTTGCCAGAGCCTGTACGGTTCTCTCTCAGGATCAGATGTATGTGAGCGGGATGGTATCAGTGGTTGATCAGGACAGGTGTGCTGCATGTCTTACCTGCGTCAGGGTATGCCCCTTTGATGTTCCGTCTATAAATAAGGAAGGTGTTGCAGAGATAGAGGCGGCATCCTGTCAGGGATGCGGCATATGTGCCTCGGCATGTCCACGAAAGGCTATAAGCCTGCAGAACTACAAGGACAATCAGGTTGTGGCAAAGTGTGCGGTTTTGTCTGTTGCATAG
- a CDS encoding hydrogenase iron-sulfur subunit — translation MNEFEPKVIAFCCQYCAYSAADLAGSMRLQYSPNVRIVKLMCTGKVDVIHLLKAFEGGADAVFVAGUEEGECHFLEGNLRAKKQVKYAKKLLDEIGIDSRRVEMFNMGASDAQKFTGAADEMTERARELGPNPIRAKKP, via the coding sequence ATGAATGAATTTGAACCGAAAGTAATTGCCTTTTGCTGTCAGTACTGTGCCTATTCTGCTGCAGATTTAGCAGGTTCTATGAGGCTCCAGTACTCCCCAAACGTCAGGATTGTAAAGCTCATGTGTACCGGCAAGGTAGATGTAATACATTTGTTAAAGGCGTTTGAAGGTGGGGCAGATGCTGTCTTTGTTGCCGGGTGAGAAGAAGGAGAATGTCATTTCCTGGAAGGAAATCTGAGGGCAAAGAAACAGGTGAAGTACGCGAAAAAATTGCTGGATGAGATTGGCATTGACAGTAGAAGGGTAGAAATGTTCAATATGGGTGCATCAGATGCACAAAAATTTACAGGTGCGGCAGACGAAATGACAGAAAGAGCAAGAGAACTTGGCCCAAATCCCATAAGGGCAAAAAAACCATGA
- a CDS encoding transposase — MELDEFIIMPNHIHGIIFIADDCCRGEVSSPLPKTETKTIKKGGETPPLHKNIRKHTLGQIVAFFKYQTTKDINESRRTFGIPLWQRNYYEHIIRNETELNKIREYIITNPLNWESDENYTN, encoded by the coding sequence ATTGAATTGGATGAATTTATCATCATGCCGAATCACATACACGGTATCATTTTCATCGCAGATGATTGTTGTAGGGGCGAGGTATCCTCGCCCTTACCAAAAACAGAGACCAAAACCATAAAAAAGGGCGGGGAAACCCCGCCCCTACACAAGAACATACGAAAACATACATTGGGACAAATTGTTGCATTTTTTAAATACCAGACAACAAAGGATATTAACGAATCACGCCGCACATTCGGTATCCCCCTCTGGCAACGCAATTACTACGAACACATAATCCGCAATGAAACGGAATTGAATAAAATACGGGAATACATAATAACCAATCCTTTGAACTGGGAATCTGATGAAAATTACACGAATTAA
- a CDS encoding methylenetetrahydrofolate reductase C-terminal domain-containing protein, which produces MIVADRKPFDDIKAMLEGFERILIVGCGECVSVCMVGGEKEVEILASQLRMAAGKEGKKIEIGEATLERQCDREYLELLKDRIDNYDVVVSMACGAGVQFLAEMYDHKVVLPATNTRFIGVTEAEGVWAERCRACSDCVLAETGGICPVTICAKGLLNGPCGGTNDGKCEVDKGKDCAWTLIYNRLNKLGRLDSIREIFPAKKYSVQTRPGRRVHEAFKEKE; this is translated from the coding sequence ATGATAGTTGCAGATAGAAAGCCTTTTGATGATATCAAGGCCATGCTTGAGGGTTTTGAGAGGATTTTAATAGTTGGTTGTGGTGAATGTGTTTCAGTCTGTATGGTTGGGGGAGAGAAAGAGGTTGAGATACTTGCCTCTCAGCTGAGAATGGCGGCAGGAAAAGAAGGAAAGAAAATAGAGATTGGAGAAGCAACCTTAGAAAGACAGTGCGATAGAGAATACCTGGAACTTCTGAAGGACAGGATAGACAATTATGATGTGGTTGTGTCTATGGCATGCGGTGCCGGGGTTCAATTTTTGGCTGAGATGTACGACCATAAGGTAGTCCTTCCCGCAACGAATACCAGATTCATCGGTGTTACAGAGGCGGAAGGGGTGTGGGCTGAAAGATGCAGGGCATGCAGCGATTGTGTACTGGCTGAGACAGGTGGAATCTGCCCTGTTACCATATGCGCCAAGGGTCTTTTAAACGGGCCCTGTGGTGGTACAAATGATGGGAAATGTGAGGTAGATAAAGGAAAAGACTGTGCATGGACCCTCATATATAACAGGTTGAACAAACTTGGCAGGTTAGACAGTATTCGAGAGATCTTTCCAGCAAAGAAATACAGTGTTCAAACTAGACCTGGGCGGAGAGTTCACGAAGCTTTCAAAGAAAAGGAGTAA
- a CDS encoding methylenetetrahydrofolate reductase: MAKSFKEALDSGKFVVTAEVGPPKGVDIEEMKHHIEILKDKVDGLNVTDNQSSVMRISTLPVCRLIQEAGGEPILQMTCRDKNRIALQAELLGAYILGIKNVLCLTGDYVTVGDHVDAKPVFDLDSVLLLKAIRGLEQGKDFGGNELKGSPTFCKGAIVTPEANPIEPQLIKFEKKIKAGAEFIQTQAIYDLDNFKKFMKYARKFDVKIMAGIVLLVSAGMARYMNANVPGIFVPKDLIDEMAGAEKGKALEKGIEIAGRMIKTLKDEKICDGVHIMAIGKEGKVPDILAAAGLL; encoded by the coding sequence ATGGCAAAGTCATTTAAAGAAGCCCTTGATTCTGGAAAATTTGTTGTTACTGCAGAGGTGGGTCCCCCTAAAGGGGTCGACATAGAAGAGATGAAGCACCATATCGAGATACTCAAGGATAAGGTTGATGGACTCAATGTAACTGACAACCAAAGCTCTGTTATGCGAATCAGTACCCTTCCGGTCTGTCGGCTTATTCAGGAAGCAGGGGGAGAGCCGATCCTGCAAATGACTTGCAGGGACAAAAATCGTATTGCCCTTCAGGCGGAACTTCTGGGTGCGTATATACTTGGGATAAAAAATGTTCTTTGTTTGACGGGTGATTATGTAACGGTCGGGGATCATGTCGATGCAAAACCGGTCTTTGATCTTGATTCGGTACTTTTGCTAAAGGCAATTAGAGGATTAGAGCAGGGAAAAGACTTTGGAGGTAATGAGTTAAAGGGATCCCCTACTTTTTGCAAAGGGGCCATTGTGACCCCCGAGGCAAACCCCATTGAACCTCAGCTAATTAAGTTCGAGAAGAAAATCAAGGCAGGTGCGGAGTTTATACAAACCCAAGCTATTTATGATCTTGACAATTTTAAGAAATTCATGAAATATGCCCGTAAATTCGATGTGAAGATAATGGCTGGTATAGTCCTTCTCGTCTCTGCAGGTATGGCAAGATACATGAATGCCAACGTGCCAGGGATTTTTGTTCCCAAGGATTTAATAGACGAAATGGCAGGTGCTGAAAAGGGTAAGGCACTGGAAAAGGGTATCGAAATAGCAGGACGTATGATTAAAACCCTCAAGGACGAAAAAATTTGCGATGGGGTACATATAATGGCTATAGGGAAAGAAGGAAAAGTACCCGACATCCTGGCTGCTGCTGGTCTTCTTTAA
- a CDS encoding CoB--CoM heterodisulfide reductase iron-sulfur subunit B family protein yields MRVSYYPGCSLEGSARDYDESLRRVFDVLGIELRELEDWNCCGASSAHITDDFLSIALPMRNLEIAEKENDDLLIPCMACFNRLKSAEKAAIGEIKTDVKTSYKGKIKIKHILDFLSEDENLALMERFVKKPLTDLRVVSFYGCLYARPPKITDVADYEDPKSMDRLINILGAESKPWSFKTDCCGGNLALTRIDIVKRLGNNLFDMAIEAGADCIAVACPLCHANLDTRQKEISDEYGKGYYLPVFYMTELIGLSMAHGDAEKWLRRHMVDPMELLRSVGLM; encoded by the coding sequence ATGAGGGTTTCCTATTATCCGGGTTGCTCACTAGAGGGCAGTGCCCGGGATTACGATGAATCCCTTAGAAGGGTATTTGATGTGTTGGGCATTGAACTGAGGGAGCTGGAGGATTGGAATTGCTGTGGGGCAAGCTCTGCCCATATAACTGATGATTTTCTGTCAATTGCATTGCCTATGAGAAATCTGGAAATTGCAGAAAAAGAGAATGATGATTTGCTAATTCCCTGCATGGCTTGTTTTAACAGGTTAAAAAGCGCAGAAAAGGCGGCAATTGGTGAAATAAAAACGGATGTGAAGACATCCTATAAGGGTAAGATAAAGATTAAACATATTCTGGACTTTTTAAGCGAGGATGAAAACCTTGCCCTTATGGAAAGATTTGTTAAAAAGCCTTTAACAGATCTGAGGGTTGTATCTTTCTACGGATGTCTGTATGCACGTCCTCCGAAGATTACGGATGTAGCTGATTATGAAGACCCTAAGAGTATGGATAGATTGATAAATATTTTAGGGGCAGAAAGCAAACCATGGTCATTTAAGACAGATTGCTGCGGTGGCAATCTAGCATTGACCAGGATTGACATCGTAAAGAGATTGGGCAATAACCTTTTTGATATGGCAATTGAGGCTGGCGCTGATTGCATTGCGGTGGCGTGTCCTCTGTGCCATGCCAACCTGGATACAAGGCAGAAGGAGATATCTGATGAATATGGGAAGGGATACTATCTGCCTGTATTCTATATGACTGAATTAATAGGATTATCTATGGCTCATGGTGACGCTGAGAAATGGCTCCGAAGACACATGGTCGATCCAATGGAGTTGTTAAGGTCTGTAGGGCTTATGTAA